A window of Ruminococcus champanellensis 18P13 = JCM 17042 contains these coding sequences:
- a CDS encoding AzlD domain-containing protein translates to MPDTSRFLLCLLVMAGVTYLIRMLPLVFFRQPIRNRFARSFLHYVPYAALSAMTFPAIFYATSSPLSAAAGLLAALLLAYRSCSLISVAAGACGTVLLCEWAVHLLS, encoded by the coding sequence ATGCCTGATACATCCCGTTTTCTGCTGTGCCTGCTGGTAATGGCAGGCGTCACCTACTTGATCCGGATGCTGCCTCTGGTTTTTTTTCGACAACCCATCCGGAACCGGTTCGCCCGTTCCTTCCTCCACTATGTGCCCTATGCGGCGCTGAGTGCCATGACCTTCCCGGCAATCTTCTATGCCACCTCCAGCCCCCTTTCCGCAGCAGCCGGTCTGCTGGCGGCGCTGTTGCTGGCGTACCGCTCCTGTAGTCTGATCTCCGTTGCCGCCGGCGCATGCGGTACGGTACTGCTGTGCGAATGGGCAGTACACCTGCTTTCTTAA
- a CDS encoding AzlC family ABC transporter permease: protein MHAPKHSFTEGLRDGLPIFLGYVSVAFAFGISATGQGLAVWQVVLISMTNVTSAGQLAGVPLIAASAPLTEIGLTQLIINLRYALMSVSLSQKLDPDVRLGDRFAISFVNTDEVFAVASGKEGKVGRAYLYGLILPPYVGWAVGTLVGAVAGNILPAFLISALGIAIYGMFIAIIVPPSRTNHAVLGAVLTAAGLSCLIYYTPLPISSGFSIILCTVVTSVILALIKPLPEEDETHA from the coding sequence ATGCATGCACCCAAGCACAGCTTTACCGAAGGCCTCCGGGACGGACTGCCCATCTTTCTGGGATATGTGTCCGTTGCCTTTGCCTTCGGCATTTCCGCCACCGGACAGGGACTTGCCGTCTGGCAGGTGGTTCTGATCTCCATGACCAACGTGACCTCCGCCGGACAGCTCGCAGGCGTTCCCCTGATCGCCGCAAGCGCACCGCTGACAGAAATCGGGCTGACCCAGCTGATCATCAATCTGCGGTACGCCCTCATGTCCGTTTCCCTGTCCCAGAAGCTGGATCCGGATGTACGGCTGGGGGATCGGTTTGCCATCTCCTTTGTGAATACGGACGAGGTATTTGCCGTCGCCAGCGGCAAGGAGGGAAAGGTGGGGAGAGCTTATCTGTATGGTCTGATCCTGCCCCCCTATGTGGGCTGGGCGGTGGGCACTCTGGTGGGGGCAGTTGCAGGGAATATCCTGCCGGCATTTCTCATCAGTGCCCTGGGCATTGCCATTTACGGCATGTTCATCGCCATTATCGTGCCCCCCTCCCGGACAAACCACGCCGTTCTGGGGGCAGTGCTGACTGCCGCCGGGCTCAGCTGTCTGATCTACTACACGCCCCTGCCCATTTCCAGCGGCTTTTCCATCATTCTCTGCACCGTTGTGACCAGTGTGATCCTGGCTCTGATCAAGCCATTGCCGGAGGAGGATGAAACGCATGCCTGA
- a CDS encoding polysaccharide deacetylase family protein: protein MNGKACFLALMGGIVLMTGCSTDSQAASRPVPQFDANTKVIALTFDDGPSSTTPLVLDKLDQYGVVASFFVCGNNVGEQTTDTVKRAYDMGCEIHNHSKSHRDMTKLTEEQIRREITETSQRVEAITGEPTRFFRPPYIAVNDLMYDTVGMPFICGYGSNDWDDKVGVQERSDKVLAQIHDGSIILLHDAEGNTKTVEALDLLIPALQQDGYTLVTVSQLFEAKGVTPDTHAMYSDVTKD from the coding sequence TTGAACGGAAAAGCATGTTTCCTTGCCCTGATGGGAGGGATTGTATTGATGACCGGATGCAGCACGGACAGCCAGGCAGCGAGCCGCCCGGTACCGCAATTTGATGCCAACACAAAAGTCATAGCCCTGACCTTTGACGATGGCCCCAGCAGCACCACGCCCCTGGTTCTGGACAAGCTGGATCAGTACGGGGTGGTGGCGTCCTTTTTCGTTTGCGGCAACAACGTGGGGGAGCAGACCACCGACACGGTAAAGCGTGCCTACGACATGGGCTGCGAGATCCACAACCACTCCAAATCCCACCGGGATATGACCAAGCTGACGGAAGAGCAGATCCGCAGGGAGATCACGGAAACCTCCCAGCGGGTGGAGGCCATCACCGGGGAGCCAACCCGGTTTTTCCGCCCGCCCTATATTGCGGTGAATGACCTGATGTATGACACAGTGGGCATGCCCTTTATCTGCGGCTACGGCTCCAACGACTGGGACGACAAGGTGGGGGTGCAGGAACGCTCCGACAAGGTGCTGGCGCAGATTCATGACGGCAGCATCATCCTGCTGCACGATGCAGAGGGCAACACCAAAACAGTGGAGGCACTGGATCTGCTGATTCCGGCATTGCAGCAGGATGGATACACCCTGGTGACTGTATCTCAGTTATTTGAGGCAAAGGGCGTCACGCCGGATACCCACGCCATGTATTCCGATGTGACAAAGGATTGA
- a CDS encoding LysR family transcriptional regulator — protein sequence MTPQQIEYVLLVAQLRSFSKAAQKLYITQPSLSKYIINIERQLGTEIFDRSTTPISLTAAGEAYVATARQIKAAQDDLANRIADMQNLRAGTLKIGASTFRTSYMLARSISQFCREHAGVEVSIADNNSENLKEMLRAGQIDLLISTGSFDPKYFDVEPLATEQLYAAVPAAAPVNGKLADWQLSWEDIRSRSERFLRAKPVDLSRLRDVPFILPQQEEFNEEVMQRSFIAFGGLPEPALRVRTIDAAFSFVVSGFGMTLIPDTMIHFGNYAAHPVFYALEPAHAQRQICLVMRRSSYVSKAAAAYCLTLKRLVEIGTWRIL from the coding sequence ATGACACCCCAACAGATCGAATACGTATTGCTGGTAGCCCAGCTTCGCAGCTTTTCCAAGGCGGCACAGAAGCTGTACATCACCCAGCCCTCACTGAGCAAATACATCATCAACATCGAACGACAGCTTGGCACGGAGATTTTTGACCGGAGCACCACCCCCATCAGTCTGACCGCTGCCGGAGAAGCATACGTTGCCACCGCCCGGCAGATCAAGGCTGCCCAGGATGACCTGGCGAACCGGATCGCAGATATGCAGAACCTCCGGGCAGGCACATTGAAGATCGGCGCATCCACCTTCCGGACAAGCTATATGCTGGCACGGAGTATTTCCCAGTTCTGCCGGGAGCATGCAGGGGTGGAGGTGTCCATTGCGGACAACAATTCCGAAAACCTCAAGGAAATGCTCCGGGCAGGGCAGATCGACCTGCTTATCAGCACCGGAAGCTTTGATCCCAAATATTTTGATGTGGAGCCACTTGCCACGGAGCAGTTGTATGCGGCAGTGCCGGCGGCAGCCCCCGTCAATGGAAAACTGGCGGACTGGCAGCTGTCCTGGGAGGATATCCGCAGCCGCAGTGAACGGTTTCTCCGGGCAAAGCCGGTGGATCTGTCCCGACTCCGGGATGTGCCCTTTATCCTGCCCCAGCAGGAGGAATTCAACGAGGAGGTCATGCAGCGCTCCTTTATAGCATTCGGAGGATTGCCGGAGCCTGCCCTCCGGGTGCGTACCATTGACGCTGCCTTTTCCTTTGTGGTGTCCGGCTTTGGCATGACCCTGATCCCGGATACCATGATCCATTTCGGGAATTATGCCGCCCACCCGGTGTTCTACGCCCTGGAGCCTGCCCATGCCCAGCGGCAGATCTGCCTGGTGATGCGCCGCAGCAGCTATGTGTCCAAGGCGGCGGCAGCCTACTGTCTGACCTTAAAGCGGCTGGTGGAGATCGGCACATGGCGGATCCTGTGA
- a CDS encoding SGNH/GDSL hydrolase family protein: MADPVTIREKLGQDAYAGLCAASLTLAGNNARLHRAFSAGQVRIAFLGGSVTAGCLDNAYVPEPFPLHGVQRLRSAMPGKRFYLYDYSIAGTGSDYGLVCVRRELSLCRPQLVVVEYGINDAKTPESIGCFESLIRMLLQLPEKPAVCLLLVGMEDGYCCRAHMTRIAAHYGLPVVDAAAALEDAIRGGQLTWWDYAADSCHPHPAGHQWLGDCLFAGLHEWLSAPADAPQPLPPACAYHAPLTDLELLFLDALESPYEHRFGEDGLPMLLHTADHGGSWKLPLYCRGVLLVYRQYASHNYATFYASLDGGDPVPLRGYSLFGWGNPVTVLLSGGDTSGEHVLTLAPADCDRNLKFELVALGIWGGKRKESD, from the coding sequence ATGGCGGATCCTGTGACCATCCGGGAAAAGCTGGGGCAGGATGCCTATGCGGGGCTTTGCGCCGCCTCTCTGACCCTTGCCGGGAACAATGCACGGCTGCACCGGGCGTTTTCTGCCGGACAGGTGCGGATCGCATTTTTAGGCGGCTCTGTCACTGCCGGTTGTCTGGACAATGCCTATGTGCCGGAGCCATTCCCCCTGCATGGGGTGCAGCGTCTGCGCAGTGCCATGCCCGGCAAACGGTTTTATCTGTATGATTACAGCATTGCCGGAACCGGATCGGACTACGGTCTGGTATGCGTCCGCCGGGAGCTGTCCCTGTGCCGTCCACAGCTAGTGGTGGTGGAGTACGGCATCAACGACGCCAAGACGCCGGAAAGCATCGGCTGCTTTGAAAGTCTGATCCGGATGCTTTTGCAGTTGCCGGAAAAACCGGCGGTATGCCTGCTGCTGGTAGGCATGGAGGACGGGTACTGCTGTCGGGCGCATATGACCCGGATTGCCGCTCACTATGGTCTGCCGGTGGTGGATGCCGCTGCCGCCCTGGAGGATGCCATCCGGGGAGGACAGCTGACCTGGTGGGATTATGCGGCGGACAGTTGTCATCCCCACCCTGCCGGGCATCAATGGCTGGGGGATTGCCTGTTTGCCGGACTGCACGAATGGCTCTCTGCTCCGGCAGATGCGCCCCAGCCTCTCCCTCCGGCTTGTGCGTATCATGCGCCTCTGACGGATCTGGAGCTGCTGTTCCTAGATGCTTTGGAATCTCCCTATGAACACCGGTTCGGGGAGGATGGACTGCCCATGCTGCTGCATACCGCTGACCATGGGGGTTCCTGGAAGCTTCCCCTGTATTGCCGGGGGGTGCTGCTGGTGTACCGGCAGTATGCCAGCCACAATTACGCCACCTTCTATGCTTCCCTGGATGGGGGCGATCCGGTGCCCCTCCGGGGATACAGCCTGTTTGGCTGGGGCAATCCGGTGACGGTGCTGCTGTCCGGAGGAGATACATCCGGGGAACATGTACTGACCCTGGCACCGGCGGACTGTGACCGGAATCTGAAATTTGAACTGGTCGCTCTGGGCATCTGGGGCGGCAAGAGAAAGGAATCGGACTGA
- a CDS encoding acyl-[acyl-carrier-protein] thioesterase: MFSMEYRLGASRVDETGLLRCSGMVDLMQDCSGFQLDTEQALNTYFAEHGLGMYLASRQIDIVRMPAYGEQMTLKTWIFDCNRFYGCRNTLLLDAAGEVCAASWCIGVFVDLSTARGTRIPQILLEQVRLEPAYEMEYLPHKLILPDASQPWEQLSDRVADRSMIDRYHHVNNARYFDLGEEALPEGYAYRRVRIAYKTPAKHGALICPRRLTTAEGCWIALCDGQGKPYAQLLYSDIVPV; encoded by the coding sequence ATGTTTTCCATGGAATATCGGCTGGGTGCCAGCCGGGTGGACGAAACAGGACTTTTGCGGTGCAGCGGCATGGTGGATCTGATGCAGGACTGCTCCGGCTTTCAGCTGGATACGGAGCAGGCGCTGAACACCTATTTTGCAGAGCATGGGCTGGGTATGTACCTGGCATCCCGACAGATTGATATTGTCCGGATGCCAGCCTATGGGGAGCAGATGACCTTGAAAACCTGGATCTTTGACTGCAATCGGTTTTACGGCTGTCGGAATACGCTGCTGCTGGACGCGGCCGGGGAAGTATGCGCCGCAAGCTGGTGCATCGGGGTGTTTGTGGATTTGTCCACCGCCCGGGGCACCCGGATTCCCCAGATCTTGCTGGAGCAGGTACGGCTGGAGCCTGCCTATGAAATGGAGTATCTGCCCCATAAGCTGATTCTGCCGGATGCGTCCCAGCCCTGGGAGCAGCTGTCTGACAGAGTGGCGGATCGGAGCATGATCGACCGGTATCACCATGTGAACAATGCCCGGTATTTTGACCTGGGGGAGGAGGCACTGCCAGAGGGGTATGCCTATCGCCGGGTGCGGATCGCCTACAAGACCCCGGCAAAGCATGGGGCGCTGATCTGTCCTCGTCGGCTGACCACGGCGGAGGGCTGCTGGATCGCTCTTTGCGATGGACAGGGCAAGCCCTATGCCCAATTGTTGTACTCGGATATAGTCCCGGTGTAA
- a CDS encoding SGNH/GDSL hydrolase family protein has protein sequence MRACKAVATAVCLAVSCTGLLAGCRTEENDMHKTYAPSEEAVLPLGRTYYADDMRWCAYSGTGAAFTFTGTKAEITIAGDQIAEAPDNQANYARIAVYVNEERVVDDQIDQPEKTYTVFQSDAAQEVTVRIVKLSECAMSTIAIKQITVDSQEGIRPAQPQSRLIEFVGDSITCGYGVDDEVAEHHFSTATEDVTKAYAYRTAQTLKADYSMVSISGYGILSGYTDSGKLQPHQIVPRYYPKLGFSNGSFGDKKPASIRWDFARQPDLVVINLGTNDDSYCQTDAQRQADFAAAYVEFLKTVREKNPDAPILCTLGIMGDRLYPSVEAAVAAYSKETGDSNVSCMKFDVQNQADGYAADWHPTAKTHEKAATRLAEEIRSRYGW, from the coding sequence ATGAGAGCATGCAAAGCGGTTGCGACAGCGGTCTGTCTTGCGGTAAGCTGTACAGGGTTGCTTGCCGGATGCAGAACGGAGGAAAACGATATGCACAAAACCTATGCCCCCTCGGAGGAGGCGGTGCTGCCCCTGGGGCGCACTTATTATGCGGACGATATGCGCTGGTGCGCCTATTCCGGCACCGGAGCGGCATTTACCTTTACCGGCACCAAGGCGGAGATCACCATCGCCGGGGATCAGATCGCCGAAGCGCCGGATAACCAGGCGAACTATGCCCGTATTGCGGTGTATGTGAATGAGGAACGGGTGGTGGATGACCAGATCGATCAGCCGGAAAAGACCTATACCGTATTCCAGAGCGATGCGGCACAGGAGGTCACGGTGCGGATCGTGAAGCTGTCGGAATGCGCCATGTCCACCATTGCCATCAAGCAGATCACGGTGGATTCCCAGGAGGGCATCCGCCCGGCGCAGCCCCAGTCCCGGCTCATCGAGTTTGTGGGGGATTCCATCACCTGCGGCTACGGCGTGGACGATGAAGTGGCGGAGCATCATTTTTCCACCGCCACAGAGGATGTGACCAAGGCATACGCTTACCGGACGGCGCAGACCCTGAAAGCAGATTACAGTATGGTATCCATCAGCGGGTACGGGATCCTGTCCGGCTATACGGACAGCGGCAAGCTCCAGCCTCATCAGATCGTGCCCCGGTATTACCCCAAGCTGGGCTTTTCCAACGGCAGCTTCGGGGACAAGAAGCCTGCCTCCATCAGGTGGGATTTCGCCCGGCAGCCGGATCTGGTGGTCATCAACCTGGGCACCAACGACGACAGCTACTGCCAGACGGACGCCCAGCGGCAGGCGGATTTTGCCGCCGCCTATGTGGAATTTCTCAAGACCGTCCGGGAGAAGAATCCGGATGCTCCCATTCTCTGCACCCTGGGGATCATGGGGGATCGGCTGTACCCCAGCGTGGAGGCTGCGGTTGCCGCATACTCCAAGGAAACCGGGGACAGCAATGTGTCCTGTATGAAATTTGACGTACAGAATCAGGCGGACGGCTACGCTGCTGATTGGCACCCCACCGCCAAGACCCATGAGAAAGCAGCTACCAGGCTGGCGGAGGAGATCCGCAGCCGATACGGCTGGTAA
- a CDS encoding metal-sensing transcriptional repressor: protein MEEKKACPCCCQKTTKRSAEQKKALLNRLRRIEGQVRGIQTMLEQDAYCNDVLIQSAAVNAAMNAFNRELLASHIRGCVVRDIRAGQDEVIDELVATLQKLMK from the coding sequence ATGGAGGAGAAAAAAGCCTGTCCCTGCTGCTGTCAGAAAACCACAAAGCGCAGTGCGGAACAGAAAAAAGCGCTGCTGAACCGGCTGCGGCGGATCGAAGGACAGGTACGGGGCATCCAGACCATGCTGGAACAGGACGCCTACTGCAATGATGTACTGATCCAGTCCGCAGCGGTGAATGCAGCCATGAACGCATTCAACCGGGAGCTGCTGGCAAGTCACATTCGGGGCTGTGTGGTGCGGGATATCCGTGCGGGGCAGGACGAGGTGATCGACGAGTTGGTGGCGACCCTGCAAAAGCTGATGAAGTGA
- a CDS encoding heavy metal translocating P-type ATPase, translated as MKQYEVTGMSCAACSARVERAVSAVPGVESCAVNLLTNSMGVEGTAAPDAVIAAVQAAGYGASLKGAKQDTVPKDTLRDTETPRIRRRLITSVALLLVLMYFSMGHMMWNWPLPHWFDGNHVAMGLVQLLLAGSILVINQKFFVSGFQSLWHRSPNMDTLVALGSGASFLWSVYALFAMTDAQVHGDMDRVMIYMDEFYFESAAMILTLITVGKMLEARSKGKTTDAIRSLMQLAPKTATVIRDGKEETIPAEQVQKGDVFAVRPGESIPVDGVILEGESAVDESALTGESIPVDKALGDPVCAATINHSGYLRCEASRVGEDTTLSQIIRMVSDAAATKAPIAKIADRVSGVFVPIVISIAAVTTLVWLLLGYGTAFALARGISVLVISCPCALGLATPVAIMVGSGVGARNGILFKTAVSLEETGKVQIVALDKTGTITQGAPVVTDLLPGSGVSEQRLLAAAAALEAKSEHPLAKAVLAYARQQGITPEEVTAFTAHAGNGLSGTLDGKRLTGGSLRFIASRSPLSLETEQAANAWSEQGKTPLLFLEDDTFLGMIAVADTIKEDSPAAIRQLQAMGIRVVMLTGDNARTARAIGAQAGVDQVISDVLPEGKEAEIRRLRQQGRVAMVGDGINDAPALTSADMGIAIGAGADVAIDAADVVLMKSRLSDVPAAIRLSRGALRNIHENLFWAFFYNLIGIPLAAGVFVPLGLTLNPMFGAAAMSLSSVCVVSNALRLNFCRLYDTRRDHKGKPAAASGSTQTRTLHIKGMMCGNCENHVRTALEGIQGVGTVQVSHTAGTAVVTLNETVANDTLKQAVKQAGYKVTAIESQEV; from the coding sequence ATGAAGCAATATGAGGTAACGGGCATGAGCTGTGCCGCATGCAGCGCCCGGGTGGAGCGTGCGGTATCCGCCGTGCCTGGCGTGGAAAGCTGTGCGGTGAATCTGCTGACCAATTCCATGGGGGTGGAGGGCACTGCCGCCCCGGATGCGGTGATCGCAGCAGTGCAGGCGGCTGGCTACGGCGCATCCCTCAAGGGGGCAAAGCAGGATACTGTGCCCAAGGATACCCTTCGGGATACGGAAACCCCCAGGATCCGCCGCCGGCTCATCACCTCTGTGGCACTGCTGCTGGTGCTGATGTATTTCTCCATGGGGCATATGATGTGGAACTGGCCGCTGCCCCATTGGTTTGACGGGAACCATGTGGCAATGGGACTGGTGCAACTGTTGCTTGCAGGGAGCATCCTGGTCATCAACCAGAAATTTTTTGTCAGCGGCTTTCAGAGCCTGTGGCATCGCTCCCCCAACATGGATACGCTGGTTGCCCTCGGCTCCGGGGCATCCTTTTTGTGGAGCGTATATGCCCTGTTCGCTATGACCGATGCCCAGGTACATGGGGATATGGATCGGGTCATGATCTATATGGACGAGTTTTATTTCGAGTCCGCCGCCATGATCCTGACGCTGATTACGGTGGGAAAAATGCTGGAGGCTCGCTCCAAAGGAAAAACCACCGACGCCATCCGGAGTCTGATGCAGCTTGCCCCCAAGACCGCCACTGTGATCCGGGACGGGAAGGAAGAAACCATTCCGGCGGAGCAGGTGCAGAAGGGGGACGTGTTTGCAGTCCGCCCCGGAGAGAGCATCCCGGTGGACGGGGTGATCCTGGAGGGGGAAAGTGCGGTGGATGAATCCGCCCTGACCGGGGAGAGCATTCCGGTGGACAAGGCACTGGGAGATCCGGTATGCGCCGCCACCATCAACCACTCCGGCTATCTGCGCTGTGAGGCGTCCCGGGTGGGGGAGGATACCACCCTGTCCCAGATCATCCGCATGGTCAGCGATGCGGCAGCCACCAAAGCCCCCATCGCCAAGATCGCCGACCGGGTGTCCGGGGTATTCGTGCCCATCGTGATCTCCATTGCGGCTGTCACCACGCTGGTGTGGCTACTGCTGGGGTACGGTACCGCTTTTGCTCTTGCCCGGGGCATCTCTGTGCTGGTCATTAGCTGCCCCTGTGCATTGGGGCTTGCCACCCCGGTGGCGATCATGGTGGGCAGCGGCGTAGGTGCCCGGAACGGCATTCTGTTCAAGACCGCCGTATCTCTGGAGGAAACCGGAAAGGTGCAGATCGTGGCACTGGACAAGACCGGCACCATTACCCAGGGTGCTCCCGTAGTGACGGATCTGCTGCCGGGATCCGGCGTATCAGAGCAGCGACTGCTGGCGGCGGCTGCCGCTTTGGAGGCTAAAAGTGAGCATCCCCTTGCGAAGGCGGTGCTGGCGTATGCCCGGCAGCAGGGCATCACCCCCGAAGAAGTGACCGCATTCACTGCCCATGCGGGAAATGGTCTGTCCGGCACGCTGGATGGAAAGCGGCTTACAGGGGGCAGCCTGCGGTTTATTGCATCCCGGAGCCCATTGTCCCTGGAAACGGAGCAGGCAGCCAATGCCTGGTCGGAGCAGGGGAAAACCCCTCTGCTGTTTCTGGAGGATGATACCTTCCTGGGTATGATCGCCGTGGCGGATACCATCAAGGAGGACAGTCCGGCAGCCATCCGGCAGCTGCAAGCCATGGGGATCCGGGTGGTGATGCTGACCGGGGACAATGCCCGTACCGCCCGTGCCATCGGCGCACAGGCAGGGGTGGATCAGGTGATCTCCGATGTACTGCCAGAGGGCAAGGAGGCGGAGATCCGTCGTCTCCGGCAGCAGGGCAGGGTGGCTATGGTGGGGGACGGCATCAACGATGCCCCGGCGCTGACCAGTGCGGACATGGGCATCGCCATCGGTGCCGGTGCGGACGTTGCCATCGATGCGGCGGACGTGGTGCTGATGAAAAGCCGGCTTTCGGATGTGCCTGCCGCCATTCGCCTGAGCCGGGGCGCTCTGCGGAATATCCACGAAAACCTGTTCTGGGCATTCTTCTACAACTTGATCGGCATTCCCCTGGCAGCCGGGGTATTCGTTCCCCTGGGACTGACGCTGAACCCCATGTTCGGGGCGGCTGCCATGAGTCTGTCCAGCGTATGCGTGGTGTCCAACGCCCTGCGGCTGAATTTCTGCCGGCTGTATGACACCCGGCGGGATCACAAGGGGAAACCGGCGGCAGCATCCGGCAGCACCCAGACCCGAACCCTGCACATCAAGGGCATGATGTGCGGTAACTGCGAGAATCATGTGCGCACCGCCCTGGAGGGCATCCAAGGGGTAGGCACGGTTCAGGTGAGCCATACTGCCGGCACGGCAGTGGTGACGCTGAATGAGACGGTGGCAAATGATACGCTGAAGCAAGCAGTCAAACAGGCTGGATACAAAGTCACAGCCATAGAATCACAGGAGGTATGA
- a CDS encoding heavy-metal-associated domain-containing protein: protein MIRTILQIDGMMCGHCEAHVNDTIRQAFPVKKVESSHTKKETVILSEEPLDEEKLRAVIAQTGYTLGEIRTEPYEKKGLFSFLK from the coding sequence ATGATTCGGACAATATTACAGATCGATGGGATGATGTGCGGTCACTGCGAGGCGCATGTGAACGACACCATCCGCCAGGCATTCCCGGTGAAGAAGGTGGAATCCTCTCACACCAAAAAGGAAACCGTCATTCTCAGTGAGGAGCCGCTGGATGAGGAAAAGCTCCGGGCAGTGATCGCCCAGACCGGGTATACCCTGGGGGAGATCCGCACGGAGCCTTATGAGAAAAAGGGCCTGTTTTCCTTCTTAAAGTAA
- a CDS encoding ABC transporter permease — protein MTGLGNLIRRNCKLFFKDKAMFFTSLITPMILLVLYATFLAKVYRDSFASSLPKGMDIPQKLIDATAGGELLSSLLAVSCVTVSVCCNALMVQDKVTGARRDLTMTPVRRSTLALSYYFATIISTLIICILALGAGMLYLAKVGWYMSAGDVFLLLSDVVLLVLFGTALSSIINFFLSSQGQISAVGTIISAGYGFICGAYMPISQFGAGLQKVISFLPGTYGTSLLRNHALRGVYAEMEAQQFPAEIIESIKDSIDCNLYFFGTKVSLPAMYGILCGAIVLLIGGYVLLNLLHRKAKK, from the coding sequence ATGACAGGACTGGGCAATCTGATCCGCCGCAACTGCAAGCTGTTTTTCAAGGACAAAGCCATGTTCTTTACGTCCCTGATTACCCCCATGATCCTGCTGGTGCTGTACGCCACATTCCTGGCAAAGGTCTACCGGGACAGCTTTGCCTCCTCCCTGCCCAAGGGTATGGACATCCCCCAGAAGCTCATTGATGCCACTGCCGGAGGAGAACTGCTTTCCTCCCTGCTGGCGGTCAGTTGCGTCACCGTATCCGTCTGCTGCAACGCCCTCATGGTACAGGACAAAGTGACCGGTGCCCGGCGGGATCTGACCATGACTCCGGTGCGCCGCTCCACCCTGGCGCTGAGCTATTACTTTGCCACCATCATCAGCACTCTGATCATCTGCATCCTGGCACTGGGTGCAGGCATGCTCTACCTGGCAAAGGTGGGGTGGTACATGTCCGCCGGGGACGTGTTCCTGCTGCTGTCGGATGTGGTTCTGCTGGTGCTGTTCGGCACAGCGCTCTCCAGCATCATCAACTTCTTCCTGTCCTCCCAGGGTCAGATTTCCGCCGTTGGCACCATCATCAGCGCCGGATATGGCTTTATCTGCGGTGCCTATATGCCCATCTCCCAGTTCGGAGCAGGTCTGCAAAAGGTCATCAGCTTCCTGCCCGGCACCTACGGCACAAGCCTGCTGCGGAATCATGCGCTCCGTGGGGTGTATGCGGAAATGGAGGCGCAGCAGTTCCCGGCGGAAATCATTGAAAGCATCAAGGACTCCATCGACTGTAATCTGTACTTCTTCGGCACCAAGGTGTCCCTGCCTGCCATGTATGGGATCCTGTGCGGCGCCATTGTCCTGCTGATCGGGGGCTATGTGCTGCTGAATCTGCTGCATCGCAAGGCGAAAAAATAA
- a CDS encoding ABC transporter ATP-binding protein gives MEHIIEIKGLNKSFGEVHAVRDLSFHVDAGALFAFLGVNGAGKSTTISILCGQLRKDSGTVIVCGKDTDADMGDISRMLGVVFQDSVLDKALTVRDNLQSRAALYGIKGQAFRKRLEELAKLLDFGDLLGRTVGKLSGGQRRRIDIARALLHQPRILILDEPTTGLDPQTRKLLWDVVQKLRREAHMTVFLTTHYMEEAADADYVIILDNGAIAAQGTPLELKNQYTGDFITLYGLDDAQKQTLGLPYEQLRDAIRVSVPNTAAATRLITAHPALFTDYEITKGKMDDVFLAVTGKKLTGGMDK, from the coding sequence ATGGAACATATCATTGAAATCAAGGGGCTGAACAAGTCCTTCGGAGAGGTGCATGCGGTGCGGGATCTGTCCTTCCATGTGGACGCCGGAGCGCTATTCGCCTTTCTGGGGGTCAACGGTGCCGGAAAATCCACCACCATTTCCATTCTCTGCGGACAGCTTCGCAAGGACAGCGGCACCGTCATTGTCTGTGGCAAGGATACAGACGCTGACATGGGGGACATCAGCCGGATGCTGGGGGTGGTATTCCAGGATTCCGTACTGGACAAAGCCCTCACCGTCCGGGATAATCTGCAAAGCCGGGCAGCCCTGTACGGCATTAAAGGGCAGGCATTCCGGAAGCGGCTGGAGGAGCTTGCAAAGCTGCTGGACTTCGGGGATCTGCTGGGACGCACAGTGGGCAAGCTGTCCGGGGGACAGCGGCGGCGCATTGACATTGCCCGTGCCCTGCTGCATCAGCCCCGGATTCTGATTCTGGACGAGCCCACCACCGGACTGGATCCCCAGACCCGGAAGCTGCTGTGGGATGTGGTGCAGAAGCTGCGTCGGGAGGCGCACATGACCGTGTTTCTGACCACCCACTATATGGAGGAGGCTGCGGATGCGGACTATGTCATCATTCTGGACAACGGTGCCATTGCCGCCCAGGGCACGCCCCTGGAGCTGAAAAATCAATACACCGGGGATTTCATCACCCTGTACGGACTGGATGATGCCCAGAAGCAGACACTGGGGCTGCCCTATGAGCAGCTACGGGATGCCATCCGGGTATCGGTGCCCAATACGGCAGCAGCCACCAGGCTCATTACAGCCCATCCGGCACTGTTTACGGACTATGAGATCACCAAGGGGAAAATGGACGACGTATTCCTTGCGGTGACCGGCAAGAAACTGACGGGAGGGATGGACAAATGA